The following are encoded together in the Pseudomonas maumuensis genome:
- a CDS encoding DUF1015 family protein produces the protein MKPLHLRAMKRAWLANGPVPGPNVDALAGVGQIREALSGSCQPSLLAIQYPQHTVGARERGESLDQAMIGLRQALAELVRDTYEEVSDLVVIYHVSGHDGELWGVMCLVDPTEVRDDGFRTVSLTEDTYDDIVAERAAVLRDLGCATSAVLLTPMALTDELTPLVRDEARRQGPASLVLVDDQQRRHSLWQVNDERRQQALLREAGTHPLLVADGNHRVAATLAADLGGLLALVTAGPDLRLGAFHRCLTGTGLDTNALIETWRQAGFQVTDPVPAAAPDTPGTMVVLTRERAFAVHFPQLLDADGNLRLDHETLELALLTTTLHLQPGGGSLQPLPTAQFDGTVPQSADALFLMAPVPLEHMVTLYRQGRRMPRKSTYFTPKPHSGILLAALV, from the coding sequence GACAGATCCGCGAGGCGCTGTCGGGCAGTTGCCAGCCCAGCCTGCTGGCTATCCAGTATCCACAGCATACGGTCGGGGCACGCGAACGTGGCGAAAGCCTGGATCAGGCCATGATCGGTCTGCGCCAGGCTCTGGCCGAACTCGTGCGCGACACCTATGAGGAGGTCAGCGACCTGGTGGTGATCTACCACGTCAGTGGTCATGATGGCGAACTGTGGGGCGTCATGTGCCTGGTGGATCCGACCGAGGTGCGCGATGACGGTTTTCGTACAGTGTCGCTGACCGAGGATACCTACGACGACATCGTCGCCGAGCGGGCCGCCGTGCTGCGCGATCTGGGGTGCGCCACCAGTGCCGTGCTACTGACGCCAATGGCACTGACCGACGAGCTGACGCCTCTGGTCCGCGACGAGGCCCGGCGTCAGGGGCCGGCCAGCCTGGTGCTGGTCGACGATCAGCAACGGCGTCATTCGTTATGGCAGGTCAACGACGAGAGGCGGCAGCAGGCGCTGCTGCGCGAGGCCGGTACCCATCCGCTGTTGGTGGCCGATGGCAATCACCGGGTGGCGGCGACACTGGCCGCCGATCTGGGGGGCTTGCTTGCCTTGGTCACCGCCGGGCCGGACCTGCGTCTGGGCGCGTTCCATCGCTGCCTGACCGGCACTGGGCTGGACACGAATGCCCTGATCGAGACTTGGCGCCAGGCTGGTTTCCAAGTGACCGACCCGGTGCCCGCCGCCGCTCCAGATACCCCGGGAACGATGGTGGTGCTGACCCGCGAGCGGGCCTTTGCCGTGCATTTCCCGCAACTGTTGGATGCCGATGGCAATCTGCGGCTGGACCATGAAACCCTGGAGCTGGCCTTGCTCACTACGACCTTGCACCTGCAGCCTGGCGGTGGTTCGCTGCAGCCCCTGCCAACGGCGCAGTTCGACGGGACCGTGCCGCAGAGCGCCGATGCGCTGTTCCTGATGGCCCCGGTACCGCTGGAGCACATGGTGACGTTGTACCGTCAGGGGCGTCGAATGCCGCGCAAGAGCACTTATTTCACGCCCAAGCCGCATAGTGGAATACTCTTGGCGGCGCTGGTGTGA